In Salvia miltiorrhiza cultivar Shanhuang (shh) chromosome 4, IMPLAD_Smil_shh, whole genome shotgun sequence, the DNA window TATTCCCCTGCCACGGTCTTTTATTGTCTTGGTTGTTGTAGTAGCCtctgttattgttgttgttgccttcccattttctcttcccacGATAGTTGTTTCCCGGAGCTTAAGTCTGTGTTGGGCGGTCTTCAAGCATGGCTGCTTCGACATCCAAAGCTCTACTAGGTGCCTCAGAATGGTTGAGATTACCATGACTAGTAAGCGCCATCTTGATCTCATGTCTAAGACCGGAACGAAACTTTTCtgtcatcttttcatcagtgtCAATCAAATGAGGGGCATAACGGGACATGTCGCAGAAAGCCCAATCATATTCTGTCACGgacatcttgttttgtttcagaTTGAAAAACTCTGTCAcattcttctttctgtagctcttggggaTATATTTGTTGTAGATTTCTGTcttgaagtcttcccaagtcaggttttccaaTTGTTCGGGTGTCATTGCTCTCTTCTTGGTTttccaccaaaaatctgccgaTCCAGTCAGTTGGAACGCAACACAAGAAAGTCGCTCTTGATCGGTGCagtgaagaaaataaaaaatcctttCCATTGCTCTAATCCAGATTTCAGCGTCAGTTGGATTTCCAGTCTCGTTGAATGTTGGCGGGCTTTGTTTAAGAAAGAGTTCTTCAACCCTTCGTGGGGGTTCGTTTCCTGCTCCCACATTATTTCTTGGGGCCTTTCTAGGAGGCATTCTGCGGTTCAAGGACAGAAGCGATTATCAACAATTTTTGATCCGTGGTAAAACAGTAACGGGAATAATCTGTAAGAGTCATactatcctatatatatatatatatatatatatatatatatatatatatatataggggaaggctaaaataagaacgcttcttaaaatataaattagaaaccattttcagcccttagatcatcaagatctacggttgattcatgaccctgttggataaattcatggtcctgagttcgaatcacAAAGGttgcaaaaaaatatttttcgcaattcatacctttatatagtttattcatgcgtgttatacataaaattcatgcatttttgctgttcgtaattcttaaaataacggtggtttattgaataaccgccccctatatatatatatatatatatatatatatatagatatatagatataggGTTCAATTCTAGTGAGAAGCTGTAAATGAGATTAATGAacttttcaataaattctttgaacttttcaatataactgacgaacccacaaatctatttaatttgttaaaaaagatGCTACAGCCAAGAATTGAACCCCAGATCAACCGCGAGTTCATAAGAATTTACAgtaaagttcatcaaaatgtactaacttGTAAATTCCTTctcacttctcaacacatttgagcttctcaattgaactttagcctatatatatatatatatatatatatatatatatatatataccggCAGAAAAGATGCCTCATCAAGGACTTTTATGTACAAGCCAACAGGCTCAAAAAAATAACCTATGCACAATGCTACGTCCTGCCTACCTAGCATCTCCATCGATGCCATGCTGGGTTACGGAGCAATACAAAAAGGAACCATGCTCTCGTACCTCAAAACGAATACCTCATACGGAACGATCCATAAGGGATAATTGTTTCCGTCTAACATACTAGCCAACTATGCAAAAAGAGTCACACTAGAAAACCTAGGTGCTCGAATGTCCATCGTCAGCATCATACTCGGGAACAGGCTGATGGTCGCCCTCTAAATACCGTCTCGCCTCATCCATCGCACGCTGAAGCTGCCCGATAGTATCAACGGTGCTAGTGCTCCCCCTACTCTCGTCACTAGTGAGCTGCAAGCTAGCTCTGTCTCCACCCCTCGCGGCATGCAGCAGTGTGAGTACCTCAGCACGTGTGCGAGCCCGTGGAATCTCCTGATACAACAAGTCTAGCGCCTCGCC includes these proteins:
- the LOC131023054 gene encoding uncharacterized protein LOC131023054, whose protein sequence is MPPRKAPRNNVGAGNEPPRRVEELFLKQSPPTFNETGNPTDAEIWIRAMERIFYFLHCTDQERLSCVAFQLTGSADFWWKTKKRAMTPEQLENLTWEDFKTEIYNKYIPKSYRKKNVTEFFNLKQNKMSVTEYDWAFCDMSRYAPHLIDTDEKMTEKFRSGLRHEIKMALTSHGNLNHSEAPSRALDVEAAMLEDRPTQT